In Streptomyces puniciscabiei, a single genomic region encodes these proteins:
- a CDS encoding EamA family transporter, with the protein MPVHMSESSQGSRGKGVGLGLALASALAFGGSGVAAKPLIEAGLDPLHVVWLRVSGAAVVMLPVAVRHRALLRRRPALLAGFGLLAVAGVQACYFAALSRIPVGVALLIEYLAPALVLGWVRFVQRRPVTRAAALGVVLAAGGLACVVEVWSGLSFDALGLLFALGAACCQVGYFVLADHGGDAGDEAPDPLGVIAYGLLVGAVVLTLVARPWGMRWSVLTGSAHLDGTAVPALALLGWIVLIATVVAYVTGVLSVRRLSPQVAGVVACLEAVVATVLAWVLLGEHLSAPQVAGGAIVLVGAFIAQSSTPAKGSAEPVAAGGVERDLSPRGTTA; encoded by the coding sequence GTGCCGGTGCATATGTCAGAGAGCAGTCAGGGCAGCCGCGGCAAGGGCGTCGGGCTCGGTCTGGCGCTGGCCTCGGCGCTCGCCTTCGGCGGGTCCGGGGTGGCAGCGAAGCCGCTGATCGAGGCGGGACTCGACCCGCTCCACGTGGTCTGGCTGCGGGTGTCCGGCGCCGCCGTCGTCATGCTGCCCGTCGCCGTACGGCACCGCGCGCTGCTGCGCCGCCGTCCCGCGCTGCTCGCCGGGTTCGGACTCCTCGCCGTCGCCGGCGTCCAGGCCTGCTACTTCGCCGCGCTGTCCCGTATACCGGTGGGCGTGGCCCTGCTCATCGAGTACCTGGCTCCCGCGCTGGTGCTCGGCTGGGTCCGGTTCGTGCAACGGCGGCCCGTGACGCGCGCCGCCGCGCTCGGCGTGGTCCTGGCCGCCGGTGGCCTCGCCTGTGTGGTGGAGGTCTGGTCGGGCCTGAGCTTCGACGCTCTCGGCCTGCTCTTCGCGCTCGGCGCCGCCTGCTGCCAGGTCGGCTACTTCGTCCTGGCCGACCACGGTGGCGACGCGGGCGACGAGGCACCGGACCCGCTCGGCGTCATCGCCTACGGCCTGCTCGTCGGCGCCGTCGTACTGACGCTCGTCGCCCGCCCCTGGGGCATGCGCTGGTCGGTGCTGACCGGTTCGGCGCACCTCGACGGCACCGCCGTACCGGCCCTCGCGCTGCTGGGCTGGATCGTGCTGATCGCCACCGTCGTCGCGTACGTCACCGGGGTGCTGTCCGTGCGCCGTCTCTCCCCGCAGGTCGCCGGTGTCGTCGCCTGCCTGGAGGCGGTCGTCGCGACCGTGCTGGCCTGGGTGCTGCTCGGTGAGCACCTGTCGGCGCCTCAGGTGGCCGGCGGCGCGATCGTCCTGGTCGGCGCGTTCATCGCCCAGTCCTCGACTCCCGCGAAGGGCTCGGCCGAGCCGGTCGCCGCGGGCGGCGTCGAAAGGGATTTGTCGCCCCGGGGCACGACTGCATAA
- a CDS encoding DMT family transporter, producing MTTSNAASGLPVGRGLLYLIITGAAWGTAGAAASLVYRTSDMGAFGLSFWRCALGLVLLLAGRGLRPWTRPAGTEPLLRRAGKVLATGLGLAVFQTAYFAAVQSTGLAVATVVTVGAGPVLIALGARLLLGERLGAGGVLAVAGALAGLAVLTFGGSAATVRPAGVLLALVSAAGYGAMTLLTRWWGRGGGTDASDTTVGAFAVTGLCLLPFALHEGLLPHTAHPARLLWLVLYIAAVPTALAYALYFAGAAVVRSATVSVIMLLEPVTAAVLAVVLLGERLTATTAAGTLLLLGAVAGLAVSEARGGGGRESVPV from the coding sequence TTGACGACGTCGAACGCTGCTTCCGGCCTGCCCGTCGGGCGTGGCCTGCTCTATCTGATCATCACCGGTGCCGCCTGGGGCACCGCGGGCGCCGCCGCCTCCCTGGTCTACCGGACCAGTGACATGGGCGCCTTCGGACTGTCCTTCTGGCGCTGCGCACTGGGCCTGGTCCTGCTGCTCGCCGGACGCGGACTGCGCCCCTGGACCCGCCCGGCCGGCACCGAACCCCTGCTGCGCAGGGCCGGGAAGGTCCTCGCCACCGGCCTGGGCCTGGCGGTGTTCCAGACCGCCTACTTCGCCGCCGTGCAGTCGACCGGCCTGGCCGTGGCCACCGTCGTGACCGTCGGCGCGGGCCCCGTCCTCATCGCGCTCGGCGCCCGGCTGCTGCTCGGCGAACGGCTCGGCGCCGGCGGGGTGCTGGCCGTCGCGGGGGCGCTCGCCGGGCTGGCCGTGCTGACCTTCGGCGGCTCGGCGGCGACCGTACGGCCGGCGGGCGTGCTCCTGGCGCTGGTCTCCGCCGCGGGCTACGGCGCCATGACCCTGCTGACCCGCTGGTGGGGGAGGGGCGGCGGCACCGACGCCTCCGACACCACCGTCGGGGCCTTCGCGGTGACCGGGCTGTGCCTGCTGCCGTTCGCACTGCACGAGGGCCTGCTCCCGCACACCGCCCACCCGGCGCGGCTGCTGTGGCTCGTGCTCTACATCGCCGCCGTGCCCACGGCCCTCGCGTACGCCCTGTACTTCGCCGGGGCGGCCGTCGTACGGTCCGCCACCGTCTCCGTGATCATGCTGCTGGAGCCGGTGACCGCGGCCGTGCTCGCCGTCGTGCTGCTCGGTGAGCGGCTCACGGCGACCACCGCGGCCGGCACGCTGCTCCTGCTCGGCGCGGTCGCGGGCCTGGCGGTGAGCGAGGCCCGCGGGGGCGGTGGCCGGGAGTCGGTCCCCGTGTGA
- a CDS encoding pyridoxamine 5'-phosphate oxidase family protein translates to MQGTTEENRAAAYTPTDRTVPTRSADRASYDRELVHAILDEGYVCHLGFVRDGAPVVLPTLYGRVGERLYVHGSTGSRPLRMTGGTDPGLPVCLTVTHVDGLVLARSAFHHSINYRSVVVHGIARQVTDPEERRLALDALVDHVVPGRSADSRPADKKELAATAVIRLDLDEVSAKVRTGGANDDPEDLALPHWAGVVPLRKGYDAPLPNADLAPGIELPDYLKAL, encoded by the coding sequence ATGCAGGGGACGACCGAGGAGAACCGGGCCGCCGCCTACACCCCGACCGACCGCACCGTACCCACGCGCTCCGCGGACCGGGCGTCGTACGACAGGGAACTGGTGCACGCGATACTCGACGAGGGGTACGTCTGCCACCTCGGCTTCGTCCGCGACGGCGCCCCGGTGGTGCTGCCGACCCTGTACGGCCGGGTCGGCGAGCGCCTGTACGTGCACGGATCCACCGGTTCCCGCCCACTGCGGATGACCGGCGGGACCGACCCGGGCCTGCCGGTGTGCCTGACGGTGACCCACGTCGACGGGCTGGTGCTGGCCCGCTCCGCCTTCCACCACTCCATCAACTACCGCTCCGTGGTGGTGCACGGCATCGCGCGCCAGGTCACCGACCCCGAGGAGCGGCGGCTGGCCCTGGACGCGCTGGTGGACCACGTCGTGCCGGGCCGGTCCGCGGACTCCCGGCCCGCCGACAAGAAGGAGCTGGCCGCCACCGCGGTGATCCGGCTGGACCTGGACGAGGTCTCGGCCAAGGTCCGCACGGGCGGCGCGAACGACGACCCGGAGGACCTCGCCCTGCCGCACTGGGCCGGCGTCGTCCCGCTCCGGAAGGGCTACGACGCGCCGCTGCCCAACGCCGATCTGGCGCCGGGCATCGAGCTGCCGGACTACCTGAAGGCCCTGTAG